In the Candidatus Saccharimonas aalborgensis genome, one interval contains:
- a CDS encoding ion transporter: MTVSQKRKLRRFLFIKEMIMTVLVVGSFVFLALEHFEQLTDSQLARVEVYEITVAFIFLAEFLFEWYYARDRRRYLRTHWFYLIAAVPVPTATFELLKGIRLLRLLKLLKIFAAYRYEHNTRLFSR; the protein is encoded by the coding sequence ATGACCGTCTCACAAAAGCGCAAATTACGGCGATTTTTGTTCATAAAAGAAATGATAATGACCGTACTTGTAGTCGGTAGCTTCGTCTTTTTGGCGCTCGAACATTTTGAACAACTTACGGACTCGCAGCTTGCTAGGGTAGAAGTGTACGAAATAACGGTCGCCTTCATCTTTCTGGCGGAGTTTTTGTTTGAGTGGTACTATGCCCGCGACCGCCGGAGATACCTCCGGACACACTGGTTTTATCTCATCGCGGCTGTACCGGTGCCAACGGCCACGTTTGAGTTGCTCAAGGGTATTCGCCTTCTGAGACTTCTCAAGTTGCTCAAAATCTTTGCTGCCTATCGCTACGAGCACAACACCCGTTTGTTCTCCAGATGA
- the truB gene encoding tRNA pseudouridine(55) synthase TruB, producing MENDTILIDKPAGMTSFGVVARIRRVLSKRAGKKVKVGHTGTLDPFATGLMILVTGKECRNAMHYTKLDKVYEATFVLGQVSTTGDPEGEITLSEQEVTAAPPRATVQEVLEQFTGEIRQRPPIFSAVKIGGQRAYKLARGGKEVEMPERTVTIYSLDILDYHYPELKIRTHVSSGTYIRSLAVDIGEALGTGAYCQRLRRSSIAKWNVADAQTLADFGIDD from the coding sequence GTGGAAAACGATACGATACTGATCGATAAACCAGCCGGCATGACCAGTTTTGGTGTCGTTGCCCGAATTCGAAGAGTTCTTAGTAAGCGTGCAGGCAAAAAGGTGAAAGTGGGTCATACAGGCACACTCGATCCATTTGCAACGGGGTTGATGATCTTGGTGACCGGCAAAGAGTGTCGTAACGCCATGCACTATACCAAGCTCGACAAAGTGTACGAAGCAACATTTGTATTGGGACAGGTTAGCACGACGGGTGATCCAGAGGGTGAAATAACTCTCTCTGAGCAAGAAGTGACTGCTGCGCCCCCACGAGCAACAGTTCAAGAGGTGTTAGAGCAATTCACTGGTGAGATCCGTCAGCGGCCGCCGATCTTTAGTGCTGTCAAAATTGGTGGTCAGCGTGCCTACAAACTAGCACGTGGCGGCAAAGAAGTCGAGATGCCGGAGCGCACCGTGACTATCTATTCGCTTGATATACTCGATTATCACTACCCAGAGTTAAAGATACGTACCCACGTTAGTAGCGGCACATACATTCGTAGCCTGGCTGTCGACATCGGCGAGGCGCTTGGTACTGGCGCGTATTGCCAGCGGCTTCGGCGTAGTAGTATTGCCAAGTGGAATGTCGCGGACGCACAGACGCTGGCCGATTTCGGCATCGACGACTAG